Proteins found in one Pseudomonadales bacterium genomic segment:
- a CDS encoding GGDEF domain-containing protein has protein sequence MQSSQLETTRFEQTFLYRWLITLLPDELLLDPNSRSKAIVMSFILFCNMMSCLSFLIIILLGFNNTPSVVEYGVPLIFGCMLNYAIAGLTLLYFKHINLAGNLSLISPYISAVVGGWLTGGAFSPMLYILIIPPIFAFVLTNVTSGIAWFILTIFTFLVFWLVDQSGTYEPLFMITDSYEYALMQLILPVTACVMVMIAVAIYEANSIRLKRLLAMERNMLAFKAAHDPLTGLANREEFHSQLSLAISSARRLEYELSLLYIDLDAFKPINDERGHHAGDYVLVEIAKRLKQIVRGTDTVARLGGDEFAIILQGVSDKARIEPILEKILVSIGHDVSLENGDVVNVYASVGVAFLPELEEDEWFAFDSEALCRQADAAMYVAKSHKNTWCFYDDMNK, from the coding sequence ATGCAATCGTCACAGTTGGAAACAACGCGCTTTGAACAGACATTTTTATACCGCTGGCTAATCACATTACTGCCAGACGAGCTGCTGCTTGACCCTAACAGTCGCAGCAAGGCAATCGTGATGTCATTTATTCTGTTCTGCAATATGATGTCCTGCCTATCGTTTTTAATCATTATTCTGCTTGGCTTTAATAATACGCCGTCGGTGGTTGAGTATGGCGTGCCGCTTATTTTTGGCTGTATGCTGAATTATGCCATCGCAGGCCTTACCTTACTGTACTTCAAACACATTAACCTAGCTGGCAATCTGTCATTAATATCGCCATATATTTCGGCGGTGGTGGGCGGCTGGTTAACCGGTGGCGCGTTTTCGCCAATGTTGTATATCCTCATTATTCCACCGATTTTTGCCTTCGTGCTCACCAATGTTACCTCGGGTATTGCCTGGTTTATCTTAACGATTTTTACTTTCTTAGTGTTTTGGCTAGTCGACCAAAGTGGCACCTATGAGCCACTGTTTATGATTACCGACAGCTATGAATATGCCTTGATGCAGCTTATTTTGCCGGTGACAGCCTGTGTCATGGTGATGATTGCGGTAGCCATCTATGAGGCCAACAGTATTCGCCTGAAGCGTTTATTGGCTATGGAGCGCAATATGCTGGCCTTTAAGGCAGCGCATGACCCCTTAACTGGTTTGGCAAACCGAGAAGAATTTCATTCGCAGCTGTCTCTGGCGATTAGCAGCGCCCGCCGCTTAGAGTATGAGCTCTCGCTACTGTATATCGACCTTGATGCATTTAAACCAATTAACGATGAGCGCGGTCATCACGCGGGTGACTATGTGTTAGTTGAAATTGCCAAGCGCTTAAAGCAGATTGTGCGCGGCACCGATACTGTGGCAAGGCTTGGCGGTGATGAATTTGCGATTATTTTACAAGGTGTGTCTGATAAGGCGCGGATTGAACCGATTTTAGAAAAAATCTTGGTCTCGATTGGTCATGATGTCAGTCTCGAAAACGGCGATGTGGTAAATGTGTATGCCAGTGTTGGCGTCGCGTTTTTGCCAGAGCTCGAAGAAGACGAGTGG
- a CDS encoding alpha/beta hydrolase, with protein sequence MSQSSLAHPTPPETSQLLWEFPKASLELMQLLYNKRWRNLLADAAPSDGHTVMTLPGFGGGDASMLFLRRYLNKLGYQAEPWRLGTNLPKGRTTQMAQIIDYCEDKEAQVIERCESLSEQSNEKISLIGWSMGGVFANAIAQKRPDLIRQVITLGAPIGDPRGTSMWSLLKRANRSDVPDDQQDVTPWLNRANQIAERKVHTAFIYSRSDGAVAPEVAVLPPSRFVENIEVVSSHVGFAHNPAVFWLIADRLSQHPSHWSAFEAQHQPSLVRKKLAR encoded by the coding sequence TGCAGCTGCTTTACAATAAGCGCTGGCGCAATTTATTGGCCGATGCCGCGCCCAGCGATGGTCATACGGTGATGACACTGCCTGGCTTTGGTGGGGGTGACGCGTCAATGTTATTCCTGAGGCGTTATTTGAACAAACTGGGTTACCAAGCTGAGCCTTGGCGCTTGGGCACTAATTTGCCCAAAGGGCGAACCACCCAAATGGCGCAGATTATTGACTACTGCGAAGACAAAGAAGCGCAGGTCATCGAACGCTGTGAGTCACTGAGTGAGCAATCGAATGAAAAAATCAGCTTGATTGGCTGGAGCATGGGCGGCGTATTTGCCAATGCAATTGCACAAAAACGCCCTGATCTGATTCGTCAGGTTATCACCCTGGGAGCACCGATTGGTGACCCTCGCGGAACCAGCATGTGGTCTTTGTTAAAGCGTGCTAACCGATCCGATGTGCCCGACGATCAGCAAGATGTAACACCGTGGCTAAATCGCGCAAATCAGATTGCCGAGCGTAAAGTGCATACCGCATTTATTTATAGTCGCAGTGATGGTGCAGTTGCACCTGAGGTGGCTGTGCTGCCGCCGAGTCGCTTTGTTGAAAATATCGAAGTAGTCTCTAGCCACGTGGGTTTTGCGCATAACCCAGCCGTATTTTGGCTGATCGCCGATCGTCTCAGTCAGCACCCCTCGCATTGGTCAGCCTTTGAGGCACAACACCAGCCGAGCTTGGTGCGCAAAAAACTAGCGCGTTAA